The following are from one region of the Odontesthes bonariensis isolate fOdoBon6 chromosome 16, fOdoBon6.hap1, whole genome shotgun sequence genome:
- the LOC142401906 gene encoding olfactory receptor 2AT4-like, with translation MSFLRNAYNSSVIIHPPGFFIIGFESFPFLSVYIIFLAFVYVVTVLFNCLLIYIVVFNPCLHTPKYLAVINLAVIDLMLNTCTIPGMIKIFLVKDNFIPFNLCFVQMYAYYVLVSLESFALSILAYDRVIAICFPLRQNSINTMRHMICIVSIIWCCVLGVVAFTTCIMTRLSFCNSVRVLSYFCDYAPVFRLACNDYSMQWFSASFLSVLLLLGPFTFILLSYVSILVTVYKMKSVDSRLKALATCIEHTILVAVFYIPLLVIFTYGFYFRAIDPDQRVLSLSLSSCLPPCINPIVYSFKTKEIKIRVLALCGKYKVSANIPTKSKTIFVGLRAG, from the coding sequence ATGTCTTTTCTCAGGAACGCTTACAACAGCTCTGTCATCATACATCCTCCGGGCTTCTTTATCATTGGATTTGAATCATTTCCTTTTCTAAGTGTCTACATCAtctttctagcatttgtttatgTGGTAACAGTGCTgttcaactgtttgctgatatATATCGTTGTTTTTAATCCCTGTTTGCACACTCCGAAATATTTGGCTGTCATCAACCTTGCTGTGATTGATTTAATGCTCAACACGTGCACTATTCCCGGCATGATAAAGATATTTCTTGTGAAGGACAACTTCATTCCATTTAACCTGTGTTTTGTACAAATGTATGCATATTATGTGTTGGTATCACTGGAGTCATTTGCACTTTCTATACTGGCCTATGACCGGGTGATTGCCATATGCTTCCCTTTGCGCCAAAATTCAATCAACACAATGCGGCACATGATCTGCATCGTCAGCATCATATGGTGCTGTGTTCTGGGAGTAGTAGCGTTTACAACATGCATCATGACACGATTGTCCTTTTGCAACTCCGTCAGAGTGCTCAGTTATTTTTGTGACTATGCACCCGTGTTTCGACTTGCCTGTAACGATTACTCAATGCAGTGGTTTTCAGcttcttttctctctgttttactGCTTCTTGGGCCCTTTACTTTCATTCTTCTGTCTTATGTCAGCATCCTGGTGACTGTGTATAAGATGAAATCTGTGGACTCTCGACTAAAAGCTTTGGCCACCTGTATTGAGCATACTATCCTTGTTGCTGTATTTTACATTCCTCTTCTTGTCATATTCACATACGGGTTTTATTTTAGAGCCATTGACCCAGACCAGCGAGTCCTGAGCCTGTCCCTATCCTCTTGTCTCCCTCCTTGCATTAATCCTATTGTATATTCTTTTAAAAccaaagaaattaaaatcagAGTCCTGGCACTGTGCGGAAAATACAAAGTCAGTGCAAACATACCAACAAAATCTAAAACAATCTTTGTAGGGTTGAGAGCAGGCTGA